A window of Triplophysa dalaica isolate WHDGS20190420 chromosome 7, ASM1584641v1, whole genome shotgun sequence contains these coding sequences:
- the LOC130426633 gene encoding cytochrome c oxidase assembly factor 3 homolog, mitochondrial, which produces MEGKTPVTPKPLTPSQKQLVKRQLELEHWKKHSKHLRSRNVITGLAIGAFVVGLFSYTILSVKQEKIMDDIDGEAKIVIMKGPRTGANS; this is translated from the exons ATGGAGGGCAAGACTCCTGTGACACCTAAACCTCTCACGCCTTCTCAAAAACAACTTGTGAAGAGACAGTTGGAGCTCGAGCACTGGAAGAAACACTCAAAACATCTCCGAAGCCGTAATGTGATCACAGGACTTGCTATCGGAGCTTTTGTGGTGGGTTTGT TCAGCTACACCATTCTCTCAGTGAAACAGGAGAAAATCATGGATGACATTGATGGAGAGGCAAAGATCGTCATTATGAAAGGACCCCGGACAGGGGCAAACTCTTGA